A genomic stretch from Helianthus annuus cultivar XRQ/B chromosome 1, HanXRQr2.0-SUNRISE, whole genome shotgun sequence includes:
- the LOC118479535 gene encoding uncharacterized protein LOC118479535, whose protein sequence is MVSRDVHVRTFSSINVKTPCTSFIMPTETFSPNLTYIKHNLNLISVQLLLRETSNTIFILSLFISFCKNDGVVQLWTGNNDSDILTDLNPGRRFYSSPEINGCRRFIGWVDPPNVQLFCVNHTWAIEELKPT, encoded by the exons ATGGTGTCACGTGATGTACATGTGAGGACATTTTCGTCCATTAATGTCAAAACCCCCTGCACCTCCTTTATAATGCCAACTGAAACATTTTCCCCAAACCTAACGTACATCAAACACAATCTAAATCTTATCTCTGTTCAACTCCTTCTGCGAGAAACATCAAACACAATCTTTATCTTATCTCTGTTCATCTCCTTCTGCAAGAACGATGGTGTTGTGCAATTGTGGACAGGAAACAACGATTCTGACATCCTGACCGATTTAAACCCTGGTCGACGTTTCTATTCAAGCCCTGAG ATCAATGGATGCAGACGATTTATTGGGTGGGTGGACCCCCCAAATGTGCAGTTGTTCTGTGTCAATCATACCTGGGCTATTGAGGAACTGAAACCAACTTGA